The Plasmodium vinckei vinckei genome assembly, chromosome: PVVCY_05 region gctaaaattaaaaaagtaaaaaaatgtttattttaaactttataaaaaataagttattttttaattataataataaaaataaaagaggaaaaaatatgtcatatatatatatgacatGAGAAATGGATTTCCtccttattattattattgtgtGGAGTTGTGGGGGGTTttgaagaatatatattttttatatgtacgTTAAAAAATGgctacatatatttatatgtagtATTATATAGGacgaaataattaaaatgtattatgtacatattaatatattatatttatatggatTACCAACTGGtgatatatacaatttttccAAAACGgtaaacaaaaatacaaaGTGCTTTCCGATACTTGAAATAatttagtatatatataataaaataaatataaatgtatatataggaTATACAAGCCCATgtgaatataatttattatgcaatattacaaatttgtaaattaatatgtatataaaaaattggccaattatgtatatattatttagagatatttaattttttgctacgaccatattttattttcaaataaaaagggtattttttatatattaataaagccttaaatctataaatttaaactTTTCATTGCgctcaaaaaaaaaaacagaatatgtaaaatatatttacaattataaaaagatataattaataatttccatatataatgaaaatataaattatataaaaatatattttttatattaaggattattgaaaaataaataaaaaattatttctcatagtattattaatttttaacatttgaagataagaaaaatggtaagttaaaaaatatggaaaacataatattatatatttatgaaaaaataataactgtttatttatgctgtttgaaaaaatattaatatatttgtacatgtattttttactaaaatatttgtaacTATATGAGATGTGATTAATATGTAGAGAGTATATACCATTTTGTATGTACTCTATATTTgatttgaaaattatataaaaattatggatCAATATAGATTACATACAAAATGGTATATACTctctacatatataaacgGAATGCATTACAATATGAATATGTGTTTGGTATACATATAGTATGGGAGTAAACTGCTTGGGactgtttatattttttttatatgatggCTCTATTTTAAGGAGGCTTAGCTATAAAGTGaggtgtatatatttattatatttatttttttattataggCAGAAGAGTTTACTGATGATATTGGAGTATTTAGCAAAAGGTTGTTAGAGCCTGCTCCCTTTGTTAGAACAAATAATTGCATAAAGGATGTTGATActgaattatttataagtgCATATgctaaatatttaaaactccataataaaataacatttCCAAAATGGtgtaattttgtaaaaactGGCAAAGGAAGAAAATTAGCACCTTTGAATGAGGACTGGTATTTTATTAAGGCATCAAGTATTTTAAGaagattatatatacatccAGATATTGGTGTTGGATTTTTACGAAGACAATTTAGTTACAAACAAAGAAGAGGTGTAGCTCCTAATCATACTAGTTTAGCTAGTGGAAAAATCTTAAGATCTATTTTACAACaattagaaaatatagGATATGTTGAACAGAATCCAAAAAAGAAAGGAAGAAGATTAACAACAAAAGGTGAAAATgctattaataattttgctagatatattaataagaaAGTTTATAAATTGGAAAAACAATAAACATATCCTTGATAATTattgtacatatatttaatgagTACATAATGAATATGTAATGACTATATAATGAACATTTAGAgctttaataatatatacgtGAGATGTGaatgttttctttttttttttacttattatacatatttaatattttttcttttattaattacatatatgttTTCCCTTGTTAATAATTGAATGCTTAATATagttaaatatgtatatatgtgtatatatacttatttgatctatatatagagaaaaaaaaaacatagacattaaaaataaaaagaacatatatatgtatgtatataggGGCTAAcgtaattttttataaattattaatattatattttgaaaagtatataaaaaatacggaaaaaaaataattaacgatataaattttgaataataaatcatttGGTTTTTCTCAATACATTTTATGGAAAATTGTATTGTAGTAGTTTAGGTAAAATAAttcagaaaaaatattatgtacaGTACATGTACATTATTGTGTTTGATAAAATTTCAACAAATGTAATGCATTGTAAAAACTCGAATGTGTATAGTTGTAGTTGTTACAATAACTTGATTAATAAGTATTGGTAATTTGAGAATGGATATTACTTATGTATACTTTTCTGGAATACGGTGAGAAAATATTaggtataaaaaaatataaagtatataaaaatttaataaaattaaagttataatttttttttttgaaaaataaaaaaaaaaaatattaaattggGTAATTATAACggcataaaaatatatacatatacatgTTTAAGTACATTGTACACTTTGAATTTTAATAcacaaatgaaaaaaaagaaaatataaaaatataaacatattttccTGTGTTTTATTGACAAAAAGAAgaatactattttttttttctttttttttttaaatttagtaatggatatttatttcgattttatgcaaaaaatttatttatttgtttggtCAATCAGAATAGTCATATCTAAAATGTTACAAAATATcaagtatataaaaataatatgattatttaatttatttatactattATACAAAATCGTAATATCACATACGATTGCATATGTTTACATATCCTATCTTTTGAATTaactttgtttttttttactttataagttttataaaatcaaaaGAAGAGAGATTATAGTTTCCTTTAAAGATATATGATTCCgtttatgtttatatctTTGTTGTGTAAAGAAGATGAGAAgtaactaaaaaaaatgaaaatgcatgtattttatttaaatgatataatatgtacGTGCATATACAACAATCAAGAAGAGTAACAAATTGTAAAAAGAaggattatatttttatattatatctgTGAGTAGGAAAAGGTAAATCCTCTACAAAGCCTTTACTATTTATGTCAAACAAGGAcgagaaagaaaaatagaAGAAGATATGTATAACggcaaaaaaaagatagtAATAGTATATAGCATATTGAATTAGTATATTGggttgataaaataaagtaggttcatttaaaaagatATTATAG contains the following coding sequences:
- a CDS encoding 40S ribosomal protein S19, putative codes for the protein MAEEFTDDIGVFSKRLLEPAPFVRTNNCIKDVDTELFISAYAKYLKLHNKITFPKWCNFVKTGKGRKLAPLNEDWYFIKASSILRRLYIHPDIGVGFLRRQFSYKQRRGVAPNHTSLASGKILRSILQQLENIGYVEQNPKKKGRRLTTKGENAINNFARYINKKVYKLEKQ